The Pongo pygmaeus isolate AG05252 chromosome 7, NHGRI_mPonPyg2-v2.0_pri, whole genome shotgun sequence DNA segment ACGGACTGGGGTGAAATACACCAACAATGAGGCCTATTTTGATGTGATTGAAGAGATTGATGCCATTATTGATAAATCAGGTAGGTGCTTTTAATATGTTCTcagaaatatgaaaatagaaaGGGGCCTCTTTCATATGATGCTTGTAGTTTCAGAATTAAGCCCCATTCAAGGTCATCCACTTTAATTTAgtgcctactttgtgccaggcactgtgctgggtactGGGAATGGACGTTAATATTATGATGCAGACCAGGGTTTATTTCATACTTTTACTTGCTTTATTGGTCTTATCCTCTtgaataaaaaagagaagtaacaggccagatgcagtgactcacctgtaatcccagcactttgggaagccgaggcgggaggattgcttgagcccaggagtttaagaccagcctgagcaacatagtgagaccctgagcaacatagtgagaccccatttccacaaaaagtgaaaaaaattacctgagcgtagtggtgcatgcctgtattcctaacTTCAtgaggggctgaggtaggaggattgcttgagcctgggaagttgaggttgcagtaagccctgatcatgacactgcactccagcctgggcaacagcaaaaccctgtctcacaaaaaaaaaaaaaaaaaaaaaaaaaaagaagtaacaaaTTAATTTCTTATTGACTAAATTTTCTTCTCGAAAGTATTTGGCTCCCAGTTCTGATGGCAGAACTAAAGTTGTAATCTCAAAATTCAGGGAGCCGCCTTTTTTATGTGTTCTGAATTAGGTAAATATGACTAAAGTCCTGGAGCTTCAGAATTTGTAGAAGCCAGTCATGATGGTatgagcctatagtcccaactattgggaggctgaggtgagaggatcacttaatcCCAGtagttggagactgcagtgagctatgattatgcctgTGAATAAtagctgcactctagcctgggcaacatagtgagaccctgtctttaatcaaaaagaaaaaaaattgtaaaaagtccTTTTCACATTAGTGAACTTATTAaattcaacagatgtttattgaaAACTTGCATCATAGCACAGTGCTAGATAGTGGGCACTCGATGATGAATAAGACATAGTCTGTGGCTGCAGAAAGCTTAGTTAAGTCtagtgagggagagaggaaggtaAAAAGGTGGAGCATATGAGAGGTACCCACCCCTGAGCAAAGTGCAACAGAGAGATGGGGGTGTTTATGCTTCATCGGTGGATTGAAATGAAGTTATTAAGATGTGTGGATTTGGGAGCAAAGTATGCACAAACATCACAATATTGAGCAAAAAATCAGATGCATAAGATTATAGACAGTGGGATTACATGTATATGAAGTTTGAAAACAGATGCAATTTAGTTTAAGGTAATAGAAGTCAGAATTTTGGGGATGTGGATTACCTGGGATGGGTACCAGGGAGCACTTGGATGCTGAAAATGTTCCGTATCTTGCTGTAGCTAGTATttgcataaatgtatatatatttaaaaattcattgagctgtacactttaagatttttacattttactgtTTACCTCAacgaaaaagtaaaatatatatggcCAGATCATGAAGAACCTTGCCTGCCAGTTTAAGGAGGGCAGATATGAGTGATTGAAGAGTTTTAAGTTGGGAATGACTTGATGAGACTTGTAGTTTAGAGCGATGAGTCTGGCTGCTGTACGAAGAATGGCCTGAAGTGGGGTGGGCCTGAAGGCAGGGAGCAGCTAGGAGGCTGAAATCCAGGCCCAAAACATAGACGTCCATAGTGCAATGAGGCCAGAGAGGAATGCACAGACCGGAGAGAGGTGAGTCCTCGAAAAGAAAGGAGCTGATCATTGGCTGGATGTGGGCGGAGGAAGTGGACATCGTCAGGGATGCATCTGTGTTTCTGTCTTAGGCAGCAGGATAGATGGTGCCATCACACAGATGTGGAAATGGGAGCACCGGGTTCAGGGCATGAGAGAATGGACTCATTTCTGACATGTGCCTCAGTGTCATCCAAGTGGAGATGTCCATTAGGCAGGAGTGGGGCTGAACTTGAAAAAAGAATGGGTAATAATAGGCCGTAAATGAACATTGAAGCCTTGGGAAGTAGGTAAAATAACCCAGGAGAGtgtgtaaaatgaaagaaaatagaagttcAGAACTGAAAAAGCATTTAAGGGATGTGCAAAGAAAAAGAACCTGCCGAGGACACTGAGGAAGAGGAGCTGGGAAAATAGGAGGACACCAGGAGAGGTTAGGAGGGAGGGACGTTTGAGAAGGCAGAAGTGATTGACAATGACACATGCCACATAGAGGACCTGTAGAATAGAGACCGGGAGTGACCACTCACTTTAGCAGCAGAGCTCATTGGCGACCTTAGGGAGAACAGTTTCTGATAGGAAATTTTCTGAACCATTGGCTAAAATAATGATGCTCTGTTTAATTCTGATATTAGACTGAAAACTCCTTTAGGCTAATAACTACCTCATTAATCTTTTTATCACCGTTACCTCACCATAGTGTCTCATACTTGATGTGCAGTTGATAAATGTTCAgaatgatggatagatggattgtATAAATGAATTGGATGGCTaggcagaaggaaagaaggagagagaggaaggggagggagagaggaagagaaggagggaagagatAAGTTTGTTGAGAAGGACAGAGAAGTATTCAGTAATCTGTGttctttttgtcttatttctgTCTCAGGCTCCACAATTACTGCTGAGATCCAGGGGGTGATTGATGCCTGTGTCAAACTGACTGGCATGCCAGACCTTACACTTTCCTTCATGGTAAAATCCTGGGCCAGAGATTAAGTTCTTGGGATGAGAAATTAAATGCTGCTGGAAAGAGAGTagtgggaatggaatagaacaagaAGAAATAATTAGGACAGCCACGAAGCTTGTCTCAGGCTTGAATTTTCTAGAAGTTACTGCatgatttctgtgtgtgtgtgtgtgtgtgtgtgtgtgtgtgtgtgtgtggtgtgttttaattaaaaacagcATTTAAATTGCTTTCCTGAAAGCACTGCGGGTGTTTAATGCCCACTTCTTGCTTCTCCTCTCCTGGTGACTGTAGAACCCTAGGTTGTTGGATGATGTCAGCTTCCATCCTTGTGTTCGTTTCAAGCGCTGGGAATCTGAGCGCATCCTCTCCTTCATCCCTCCTGATGGAAACTTCCGCCTGCTGTCTTACCATGTCAGTGCACAGAAGTAAGCAGCTCTTATAATTAAGAATGGAAtctgtgtatgtacatgtatgtggaAACCGTATCTGTAGTGATTAAGAACTCAGGCTCTAGAGTTACCTGGGTTCACATTCCAGCTTCTGTGGTTACTAATTGGGTAACCTCGGGTGAGTTGCTTAACCTCTATGTatctcttttctcatctgtaaattgaaaataataaaagtacctTGTTCTGAAGATTGAATAAGAGAATCTGAATAGTGCTTAACACAAAGAAGTGCTCATTAAGTTtgctgttatttttgttgttatgtgTCTAAACAAGAACATTATTTTCTCAAATCAGAATCTGGGCATACTGTGTTCAATGTCCCTGATCTGAAAGAAGCATTAAGTTATGCTATGAAAAAGCATAAAACACAGTGATTTTTGGTCTTGAACATTCTCTTTAATTTGGAATCTAAAGGCTTTTGGAAGCGGTTTTGTATAGTATAAGGTATGCAGACAGAAGAGAGTCAGGAGGCCTCAGAGCCACCAGTCCCTTCCCGTGTGATGTGGAATGAATCATTTGGGAAAATATCTGAGTGCTTGAGGTCAAAGCCTCTGGAATCAGACTCCCTGGACTTAAACCGCATCTTCAGTACTTagaaccttgggcaagttacttaatctcagTTAAGTATAAGGACATCAGTATTCATCTATAAAATCAGTACCTACTGCAGAGTTACAGTAGCAGTATCTACTTCATACTTACTGGGAGGATTAAACACGGTAGGAGTTAAATGGATAGAAACCATTTAGCATAGTGACTGGCAAACaggaagtactcaataaatgttaggaaCTGTTATTACTTCAGGGTTATTCCGTGACTTCTCTGAATCCTTTTCTTCTGTCAAATCATGACAGCCTACCCTACCTTATGGGGTTTTTGTAAGGACCAGATGAGGTCAGATGAGAGCATTCTAAAAAAAttagacaagaggatcacttgagctcaagagttcaagacgagcatgggcaacatggccaaaccttgtctctaccaaaaaaaaaataaaaataaaaataaaaattagtggggtgtgatgttgtgtgcctgtggtcccaactactccggaggcagaggtgggaggatcacttgagcctggtaggtcgaggccgcagtgagctatgatcgtgccactgcactccaaccaggctGACCGAGccagacccatctcaaaaaaaagaaaaaaagaaattataaaaggtCCATGAGCTATGAATATTATTCTCCCCAGTGCAAATGATGATTGGTCACATGTTACAAGTTAAAAACAGAGACATAATGACAATACATTTTTGTACATTATGCCTTTGTCATAGTAGTATactttttgattttgtttatattatttagtCATTAGAAAAGTTAATTACTAGACAGTagcttttcaaaaagaaaaaattagattactggggtttttttctgtttattttttcagataaaaagtaAGGACATAGTTAAGGGAGAAGAAGCTACCCACAGGGCAGAAAAAGCATCATGTGAAAGGAAGAACTACCATTTTCCCAGTGCACGAATGAAATGGCTCTTTGTCTCTCATTTCCAGTCTGGTTGCAATCCCAGTGTATGTCAAACATAACATCAGTTTCCGGGACAGTAGTTCCCTTGGACGCTTTGAAATAACAGTGGGACCCAAGCAGACGATGGGGAAGACCATCGAGGGAGTGACTGTCACCAGCCAGATGCCCAAGGGGGTCCTGAACATGAGCCTTACTCCATCACAGGGGACACACACATTCGACCCAGTCACAAAGGTAGGGATGAGCAGGACATCTTGAATTGCTGATGTTAAGCAGAAACCAGTCTGCAGGCTCTCTGCGTAGACTCTAGACCTTGTTTGGAAGGTGAGATGAATCAAAGGGACCTTGTTTTATCCTACCAGGTAACTTAACAGTAACACACAGGATTCTCAATGGAAAGATACCCAGAGGCAGCTTATAATGTTGTGGACAGGTGCCCTGAGTTTAGATCTCAGCCACCTCAAATGCAGGATTCTACTGTAACTATTTTTTGGAAAGACCacttctccatttttattttctttgaagatgcTGTCTTGGGATGTAGGAAAAATAAATCCACAAAAGCTACCAAGTTTGAAGGGGACCATGAGTCTTCAGGCTGGAGCTTCCAAACCAGATGAAAACCCCACAATTAACCTGCAGTTTAAGATCCAGCAGCTGGCCATTTCTGGTAAGTGACCCAGAGCTCAAGAGGCTCCAAAGGGAACAAAAACGGCTTTCTGCCACATGGCGCAGGCACCAGGAAGCCTTTCTGGGCTTCCTGTTTACAAGGTTTAGTTTCATTACCTGATAAACAATCTTTAGTAACATCTTTTCTGGCATGTTTCTGGGGAAAATTTACAATCCTTCCTTTGAAGTTGGCATAAGTGACCTGAATAAAAGTGCCTAAGACACACTGAGAAAGAAACAGTATTGGTAGAAGGAAGTATTCACCAGCCATTTTTGGATCATGTTAGGGTTGTTCATTTCAGGTTCCCAAGGTTTTCAGTATGAGAATCCATGTGCATTCTCAGCTATAACTGAAAAGTAatttccactcctttcttctGATTTCAGAAGACTTTCATGTTTGCTCTTATTTCTATTTTGGAACCACTGGGCCTTTCCAGGTCAGTTCACTATAGTCTGTGCTGACCTTAGCACGATAGTCATCAGTTACCACTTTGGGGGCATTTACCATGTTCCGGGCACTGTTTTAAgctcttttcatgtgttttcttttttaatccttaGAAACTCTGTGATGTGGAAAGGAGATGACTTTAGCTTTATATgaagtttctgtttttctgtacAAACGGGCCTTATACAATCTAAGTGATTGGAATTCATTTGAAGTATAAGCTCTTCCATCTTAAAACAATAAACTATAAAGCTCTATACAGTATAAAATATTCTTGGCTTAGTCCAGTGAGAATACTTAGGAAGCATTCgtttattaatttattacttTCATTGTTAATTCCTTTAGTTATAATTTACTtcattattcatttgttttgttattcatttattcagtccaATAATTTGAGAAAAATCATGCAGTGGTCTAATTTTTTCCTTATCCTCATTTCAGTCTGCACATTACTTTGTACCCTTTCCACTTCAGGGACAGGTCTTCTCATAGGTAGCTTGTCTGTTGGAGCCTTTTTTTGCTGTCAGTATCTGTCCCAAGACTGGAGAATCCATCTGCTCTGCATAGGTGGTTCCCTGACATGGCAGTGTCGGTCCCACTGACCTCAGTGTATTGAAGTGAACAGAAACAGTTAGGCGACCTGCTCCTTTTGAATAATACTCATGTCtattttccctctctccctcctttctagGACTCAAGGTGAATCGTCTGGATATGTATGGAGAAAAGTACAAACCCTTTAAGGGCATAAAATACATGACCAAAGCTGGAAAGTTCCAAGTTCGAACCTGAAGGGAGCATTTGCTGAGGGAATAGTCTTGCACACTTTTTCATTTCTTACTtatctaaaagtaaaaaaaaatatcagCCTGTCTCCTAGGTCAGTCCCCTCCTGGACCCACCCGCTCCCTTTTTTCCTTAGCCTTCAGTGCCATGGAACTAATCAAGGGAGGAAAAGGTCACCAGGGAGAACTGGACAGAACTGAAACACAGCAACACGAGTTCTCAAGGACAAGGTGTGTGATGGGGGTAGGAAGCTTGGTGCTTATGTAACCATTTTAAATGTGGTTTCTATAGGAAAGACCAACATTTGTTTAGCTTGCTTGGCTTTAATTATATAAAGCCAATGAAAgacttctttgttgattttttaagatagaaagatgagaaagaaagaaagatgggaagaaaatgaATGTTAGTCAAGGAAAGGCCAGTTAAGGATCTGATCtatgaaggagaagaaagaggaaaaagaagtaaAGGAGTTAGGAGGAGACACTTAAATGAAAGATTGGCAAGAAAAGCGGTCAGACTCTACCTTAAGGAGGGATGGGAAGGAAAGAGTTGAGTTGGTTTCTTTCTGATTCCTCTACTCATGTAGAAAACACTTGTACTTCTGGAAATGGACTGGAGACTTCTTAAATTTGAGTCCACTATTGACATGGAAACCCCAGTGGAATCAGATTTTCCCTCAAAGACCATGATGGTATCGGAGTAGTTTTCAGACACTGCCTGTTGCTGTCCATCAGCACTTGGTCTCTTATCTTCAGTGAGAAGGTGACCCGCCTTCTTCCCATGGTGGCTGCCTAAAATGCTTCTTTTCTAACCCAAAACAGTTCTACTCACTTCCTTTTACAGAATTCACCAGCCATTTTCCTGTTACCTGATCCTTctacaggatttttaaaaattaagagagttTCAGAGAAGCCGATCCCATAATCCCCAGTGCAGCCAGGGTTTGTGTGTCATCGTACTGGAGTAGAGAGGGCTGACTCTTCCCATGAAGGTGGGCACAGCTGTGAGTGAGTGAGCTCATATCTCCATTTGTCAGTGCTGGACGGGTACCAGATCGTAACCTTCCCGTTGGTCGGAAACTTTTCCATCTGTTGCcctagaaaaagagaaagcttaCCATCGAGGGTGTGGTTGATCCTTGAAGCTGCTTGGTAAAGTTATCATTTCCTCACAGTCTTTTCTTTTGTACTCTATCATGTATTCATTAATATCTACCAGTCCCTTTTCATTCTAAGACAAAACATTTCCCCTAAATCTCTGAATAAAATCAGTGCTGTAGGAAGATGGACTGTGTTGATCATGGGTGTAAGCAACCCAGTTTAAGAAACATGGCAACTAAAGGGATACCTCAGGCTTTCTTTCCCAGTGGGTCATTTTTGTCCTAGTTCAGTGTGTCTAttactatttaaatatttatacaaaaggGTTTTTGTTTAATTATAGCTTAAGGAATGATACTGTGCTCTGCTTCGTgcatggagaaaaaggaagaccCGTACTCTCCACACCCTAGAGCTTTTCTCTGAATATTGTGCAAAGTTTTTGCTAGTTTTATCTTCCGACTTTGGGACTAGTTTTTGCTGCAGAGTTGTGTTGCTTTGTGATTTTCCTTTGGGATAAAGTGTACTGTACACAACCAGATGTGTTCCACACTCCATCACTCCGCAGTTTGTCCTGGAGTGACATACACATCCACCACGGAAAGGGAAGCATCTCTGCCTGTGGATTCCCAAGTACTTGGAAGCACCTCTCCTGAGGAACCTACAGGATTCTAAGGTTTCCTAGGTCACTGAACAACTAATCTTGGTCCCTGAATATTTCTAGGTTTGTAAGTGCAGCAGTTTTATTTCCTCTAGAACTCATCCTGTTTCAAGGGAAGTACCTAAGAAGATACAGAGTGTTTCTAGAGTAAGGGACCTGCAGGTGTAAACACAGATGAAATAACTGTCCTGTCATGTGTGCAGCAGGCAGTGGAGTGCAGCGGGCATCGCCACCACCATCCCTGCAGTGTCAGCATAAGCAGTGCAGGGTGTCTCCATCGAGCTGTTTGGTTCCATGTGTGTTTAACGTGCAGAAGTAGCTTCTCTGTTTAAGTTTAATAAAGTTGAGTTTCACCAGTCTTCTATGTCCTAAGTGGTTTGTTACCAGAACTAGCAATAGTGCTATGCCACTGAAACCTCAGTAGAAGCAGTGAGTAAGGAACTCATCGACTCAGGAGGATCTTACTGCTTCTGTCCTGTCCAGCCAGCCGACCTAAAGCATGTGTTTCGATCGATTCTTTGGTCACATCTGGAAGATAGCAGATGCTGATATTAACGTCATTTTTAGGGTTGTGAGCATAAGGTCCAGATCCACCTAGTTATTTTTCACCAGGGTTTTAAAAGACGAAATTTTTTGAAGCTGCTGGCATTTAGTCTAGGGCTTTCCCTATTCTCTTGACCTGCTTCTCTTGTCTTGTTAATTTAGGCATGAAACAGGGTGTCGCAGTACTCTGGCATCTTTATTCCAGGAGAGGCTTCTTACAAGATAAGGCACTGCGAGTCGATTGTTATGCCACACCTGTAACAATTTTCTATAAACATCTCATGGCCATCAAAAAACCTTAAAACTCAATGCGTACTCGCTGTGAGTGTTCAGTGCCAGCTAGTGCTCCACCCCTTCTCCCTCTCAGCCAGCGTCGACTGTCTGTTCGCCTGTGCTCCCGGTGCTCTGACCCTGGTGGTGGGACAGGAAATTGGTTGTATACATGTACTTTTCTCTGTGGCCGGTAGGTGGGGACTCCATGCCATCAATACTCATTATTTTAatggttagatttttttttttgggacggagtcttgcactgttgcccgggctggtgtgcagtggtgggatcttggctcactgcaatctctgcctcctgggttcaagagattctcctgcctcagactcctgagtagctaggattacaggcgcccgccaccatgcccagctaatttttttttttttttttttttttgtatttttagtagagacagggtttcactatgttggtcaggctggtcttgagatctgcccgcctcggcctcccaaagtgctgggattacaggcatgagccactgcgcctggccaactgttagaatttttttttttttttgaggcggagtctcgctctgtcgcccaggctctggtgcagtggcgtgattttggctcactgcaagctctgcctcccgggttcatgtcattctcctgcctcagcctcagagtagctgggactacaggagcccaccatgatgccccgctaattttttgtatttttttttttagtagaaacggggtttcactatgttagccaggatggtctcgatctcctgacctcgtgatccgcctgtcttggcctgccaaagtgctgggattacaggcgtgagccatcacgcccggccttgttaaaatttttaaaaggaaatttgaccagcctggccaacatggcaaaacccatctctactgaaaaatacaaaaattagctgggcctggtggtgggcgcctgtaatcccagctactggggaggctgaggcaggagaattgcttgaacccgggaggcggaggttgcagtgagccgagattgcaccactgcactccagcctcggcaaaaagagtgagattccatctcaaaataaaataaaataaaaggaaatttaatttcAAACTCTGAAACTTCCTCCAAGATCCTAAGTACTGAGGATTGCATGAGTCTTTGGCTTTTGAAGTTAAGTGGAACGAAAAGTTTATGCACTTTTTGATAAACAGACGTAACTGGGGCTCTGGGAGGGTACAGTGTCACCATCCGAGAGTTCCTCTAGGTCTTAACCCAGTAAGGAGTTGCACAGGTACCTGGAGATCTTATTCTCCTGGACTGTTACCATCTATTTGTTTTATTAACTAGCTGGGAATAATGAGAAGATGATAATTTCCCCTGACACCCATTCCCGGTAATGATATGTTGCTCTTTGAGCGTGTTTTAGAATTTGCATCGCTGGGCTAGGGCCCCGTCTCTCAGTCAGGGGCCTCTTCTGAGCAATTGTCTCTATCTAGTCTGTGGTTCCAAGACTGCGTGGGAGGAATGCTGGGGCCTTTTTACCTCCCATTTTCATCCCCAGGGGCCTCACTGCCTCAGTTCATTTCATTAATCCTGAAGAAGAGCTTGTCCTGCAAAGGGGGAGGGGATGAAACCAGCTGAATTTCTGCTGGAGATTCAGTGGCTGGGGGTTCCTTTGTACTGGTcctcagtgtttttcttttttttctttctttttttttgctagacagcgtcttgctctgtcgcccagggtggagtacagtgacacaatttcggctcactgcaacctctgcctcccaggctcaagcgattctcctgcctcagtgttccAGGTAGCTGGagccacaggcgtgcaccaccacacccggctaacttttgtgttttagtagagatggggtttcgccatgttggccaggctggtctcgaactcctagcctcaagtgatccacccacctcagcctcctaaagtgctgggattataggcatgagccaccgttcctggcctcaaacaatgtTTTTCTGAAATGGCTGAGATACACATCTGTCTAAAAATTGTAGAACATGCAAGTGAGCAGTCTGAAGTCAAGAAATCTGTGACTTAAGTTCTGTGACCTGCATTTATTTACTGGCTGGCCTAGGTACTTCAACACTTCAGGGATGTCCCCCgctgcctcccccaccccaatCAAGCTCTTGGGCTTTAaagaatctctttcttttgtgagTTTCAACGATTTTTCTTCCAAGAACCTCTAAACTGAGCAGTTCTGACAACTCCACCAGAGAGACGACCACCTTTCTCCTCTCTGAGGAGCTGTGTCAGCATATTCCCAACAGCAGCATTGCAGCATCTGATTTATTCTTGGAACTAGGATGTCAGCGAGAACAAAAGCTGCCAGGCAGCAGCCAGGAATAGGGGTTGCATCTCGTGAGTAGAAAGTAGTCtaagagggccgggcacggtggctcacgcctgtaatcccagcactttgggaggccgaggtgggtggatcacgaggtcaggagatcaagaccatcctggctaacatggtgaaaacccgtctctactacaaatatgaaaaattagccaggtgcggtggcggacacctgtagtcccagctacttgggaggctgaggcaggagaatggcatgaacccaggaggcggagcttgcagatagcgccactgcactccagcctgggcaaaagagcaagactccgtctaaaaaaaaaaaaaaaaaaaaaaagaaagtagtcgAAGAGAAGCAGAATGCAGCATTACTTAGATAACACACTTGTGTGGACTGGTTTTGGGGTTCGATTTCTAATGAGCAGAAAATTAAGACAGAATGGGAAACAGATGGCCCAAATACCAGCTTCTAGGCCAAACCAATGGTTGGGATGTTGCTGTGTTAGCAAGGTCTTGCGAGGTTCTTCCTCC contains these protein-coding regions:
- the AP3M2 gene encoding AP-3 complex subunit mu-2 isoform X2; translated protein: MLDNGFPLATESNILKELIKPPTILRTVVNTITGSTNVGDQLPTGQLSVVPWRRTGVKYTNNEAYFDVIEEIDAIIDKSGSTITAEIQGVIDACVKLTGMPDLTLSFMNPRLLDDVSFHPCVRFKRWESERILSFIPPDGNFRLLSYHVSAQNLVAIPVYVKHNISFRDSSSLGRFEITVGPKQTMGKTIEGVTVTSQMPKGVLNMSLTPSQGTHTFDPVTKMLSWDVGKINPQKLPSLKGTMSLQAGASKPDENPTINLQFKIQQLAISGLKVNRLDMYGEKYKPFKGIKYMTKAGKFQVRT
- the AP3M2 gene encoding AP-3 complex subunit mu-2 isoform X1 gives rise to the protein MIHSLFLINSSGDIFLEKHWKSVVSRSVCDYFFEAQERATEAENVPPVIPTPHHYLLSVYRHKIFFVAVIQTEVPPLFVIEFLHRVVDTFQDYFGVCSEPVIKDNVVVVYEVLEEMLDNGFPLATESNILKELIKPPTILRTVVNTITGSTNVGDQLPTGQLSVVPWRRTGVKYTNNEAYFDVIEEIDAIIDKSGSTITAEIQGVIDACVKLTGMPDLTLSFMNPRLLDDVSFHPCVRFKRWESERILSFIPPDGNFRLLSYHVSAQNLVAIPVYVKHNISFRDSSSLGRFEITVGPKQTMGKTIEGVTVTSQMPKGVLNMSLTPSQGTHTFDPVTKMLSWDVGKINPQKLPSLKGTMSLQAGASKPDENPTINLQFKIQQLAISGLKVNRLDMYGEKYKPFKGIKYMTKAGKFQVRT